A genomic region of Miscanthus floridulus cultivar M001 chromosome 3, ASM1932011v1, whole genome shotgun sequence contains the following coding sequences:
- the LOC136544598 gene encoding peroxidase 2-like: MTASPTKSWMLGSWSAPWSDLATLVYSLMREWTLGFVYASGGSSSSGCPKAETIVREAVKSAIDSNRGTGAGLIRLFFHDCFVQGCDASVLLNTTGSSEPTERASAPNLSLRGFEVIDAAKAALEAACPGVVSCADIVAFAGRDATFFLSGNNAVDFDMPAGRYDGRVSLDSEALANLPPPFASLQLLKDMFAAKGLDTEDMVTLSGAHTVGRSRCSSFSDRLPPHASDMNAMLSGTLASQCNGGDTTVAQDSVTPDGLDSQYYRNVLNHEVLFASDAALLASNQTADMVSANAFTPGLWETKFKAAMVKMGRVGIKSNTDGEIRKKCWMVN; this comes from the exons atgacggcctctccaacgAAGTCCTGGATGCTCGGATCATGGTctgccccatggagcgacctcgccaccttagtgtactcactgatgcgggagtggacgctcgggttcgtgtatgcctcgggcgggtcgtccag tagtggatGCCCCAAAGCGGAGACTATTGTGAGGGAGGCCGTGAAGAGTGCCATAGACAGTAATCGTGGCACCGGCGCGGGGCTCATTCGTCTGTTCTTCCATGACTGCTTTGTTCAG GGGTGCGATGCTTCTGTTCTCCTGAACACGACCGGCTCTAGCGAGCCGACGGAGAGGGCCAGCGCGCCTAACCTGAGCCTGCGCGGCTTCGAGGTGATCGACGCGGCCAAGGCGGCGCTCGAGGCCGCCTGCCCCGGCGTCGTCTCGTGCGCGGACATCGTTGCCTTCGCTGGCCGCGACGCGACCTTCTTCCTCAGCGGCAACAACGCAGTCGACTTCGACATGCCGGCCGGCCGCTACGACGGGCGCGTGTCGCTCGACAGCGAGGCCCTCGCCAACCTGCCCCCGCCGTTCGCCAGCCTCCAGCTTCTCAAGGACATGTTCGCCGCCAAGGGGCTCGACACCGAAGACATGGTGACGCTCTCCGGCGCTCACACCGTCGGCCGCTcccgctgctcgtccttctccgACCGCCTCCCGCCCCACGCCTCGGACATGAACGCCATGCTCTCCGGCACGCTGGCCTCGCAGTGCAACGGCGGCGACACCACGGTGGCGCAGGACTCGGTGACCCCCGACGGCCTGGACAGCCAGTACTACAGGAACGTGCTCAACCACGAGGTGCTCTTCGCGTCGGACGCCGCGCTGCTGGCATCGAACCAGACGGCGGACATGGTGTCCGCGAATGCGTTCACGCCGGGGCTGTGGGAGACCAAGTTCAAGGCGGCGATGGTGAAGATGGGCCGCGTCGGAATCAAGAGCAACACCGACGGCGAGATCAGAAAGAAGTGCTGGATGGTCAACTAA